In one Rhizobium leguminosarum genomic region, the following are encoded:
- a CDS encoding O-antigen ligase family protein yields MRVDSLRTASGPTISWRVIECWGAGISIFIQAGAFLPLILADADGALSESARSILRLPCFPVYAFTIVILIRNFPQFLTALRRNLIVPLMLALPFLSTLWSISPPTTLRRAIGLLFCVLLSYVLAIRFTPRQLLFLLFVTLGACIGLSVVISVVSPNLANMPDGAMRGVFIHKNVLGWYAALMILVATAVLIDGTLGLRRTAFILLAAGVICLASSGSMTAIIATSVAYCLIGFYSLLQRSSSIGRVVIVLLFVQLSLGILISLHEFLVPALEALGKDATLTGRVPLWELVDREISDRWMLGYGYQAFWTVANPEATHMWFKLGWAAPHAHNGYRDILLSFGIMGMIPFVLMLPYAIRQGAFLQCHDPQYGWLWLNVLTIMILVMNLTESIFFVQNDAIFILFTTAIIMFSLYAPVVSISHSPPWQAPTRALTSGLQTS; encoded by the coding sequence ATGAGAGTAGATAGCCTCAGAACTGCCAGCGGACCAACCATCAGTTGGCGGGTCATAGAATGCTGGGGCGCCGGCATATCCATTTTTATTCAGGCAGGCGCCTTTCTGCCTCTTATCCTCGCAGATGCGGACGGAGCGCTCAGCGAATCTGCCAGATCTATACTGCGTCTTCCTTGCTTTCCTGTATATGCATTTACAATCGTAATCCTGATACGCAATTTTCCGCAGTTTCTAACGGCGCTCAGGCGAAATCTGATTGTTCCCCTGATGCTTGCCTTGCCGTTTTTATCTACCCTGTGGTCAATATCACCTCCAACGACCTTGAGGCGCGCAATCGGCCTCTTGTTTTGCGTGCTTCTTTCCTATGTCCTGGCGATACGTTTCACGCCAAGGCAGCTGCTGTTCCTGCTATTTGTAACCCTGGGAGCCTGTATCGGCCTGAGTGTGGTTATCTCCGTGGTGTCGCCAAACCTCGCCAATATGCCGGATGGTGCTATGCGGGGCGTCTTCATTCACAAGAACGTGCTGGGCTGGTACGCGGCTCTGATGATCTTGGTGGCGACGGCCGTGCTGATCGACGGGACGCTCGGCCTGCGGCGAACCGCGTTCATCTTGTTGGCGGCGGGTGTGATCTGCCTTGCAAGCTCCGGATCGATGACCGCGATCATTGCAACGTCAGTGGCGTATTGCCTGATCGGCTTTTATTCCCTGCTGCAAAGAAGCAGCAGCATTGGCCGCGTCGTCATTGTCCTGTTATTCGTTCAGCTGTCTCTCGGCATTCTGATTTCGCTTCACGAATTTCTGGTTCCTGCCCTTGAAGCGCTCGGCAAGGATGCGACTTTGACGGGTCGGGTGCCATTGTGGGAGCTGGTTGATCGCGAAATATCCGACCGTTGGATGCTTGGTTATGGTTACCAGGCGTTCTGGACAGTTGCGAACCCGGAAGCGACGCACATGTGGTTCAAGCTCGGATGGGCGGCGCCCCACGCGCATAACGGATACCGCGATATCTTGTTGAGCTTTGGAATCATGGGAATGATTCCGTTTGTTCTGATGCTTCCCTATGCAATCCGCCAGGGCGCGTTCCTTCAATGTCATGATCCGCAGTACGGGTGGCTCTGGCTCAATGTCCTTACGATCATGATTCTGGTGATGAATCTGACCGAGAGTATTTTTTTCGTTCAGAATGACGCCATCTTCATCCTGTTTACCACAGCCATCATCATGTTTTCGCTGTACGCGCCCGTCGTTTCGATCAGCCATTCGCCACCTTGGCAGGCGCCTACGCGTGCCCTTACGAGCGGGTTGCAGACATCATGA